The following are from one region of the Yoonia sp. R2331 genome:
- a CDS encoding corrinoid protein produces the protein MSDEDEIILSELNDEDLVAQMFDDLYDGMKEEIEEGVNILLERKWEPYRILTEALVGGMTIVGQDFRDGILFVPEVLLAANAMKGGMAILKPLLAETGAPRVGKMVIGTVKGDIHDIGKNLVSMMMEGAGFEVVDLGINNAVESYLEALETEGPDILGMSALLTTTMPYMKVVIDTMVEKGLRDDYIVLVGGAPLNEEFGKAIGADAYCRDAAVAVETAKTFVARKHNQGATA, from the coding sequence ATGTCGGACGAAGACGAAATCATCCTGTCGGAACTGAATGACGAAGACCTCGTCGCGCAGATGTTCGACGACCTCTACGACGGCATGAAAGAGGAAATTGAGGAAGGCGTGAATATCTTGCTGGAACGCAAGTGGGAACCCTACCGAATTCTGACCGAGGCGCTGGTGGGCGGCATGACAATCGTCGGGCAAGATTTCCGCGACGGCATCTTGTTCGTGCCAGAGGTGTTGCTGGCGGCGAATGCCATGAAGGGCGGCATGGCCATTCTCAAGCCGCTTTTGGCGGAAACCGGCGCACCGCGTGTCGGCAAGATGGTGATCGGGACGGTCAAAGGCGACATCCACGACATTGGCAAGAACCTTGTATCAATGATGATGGAAGGTGCCGGTTTTGAGGTCGTCGACCTGGGGATCAACAACGCCGTTGAAAGCTATCTTGAAGCGTTGGAGACCGAAGGGCCTGATATCCTTGGCATGTCTGCCCTGCTGACAACGACCATGCCCTATATGAAAGTCGTGATCGACACGATGGTCGAGAAGGGTTTGCGCGACGACTATATCGTGCTGGTCGGTGGCGCACCGCTGAATGAAGAGTTTGGCAAGGCCATTGGCGCTGACGCTTATTGCCGCGATGCTGCGGTGGCGGTTGAAACCGCCAAAACCTTTGTCGCACGCAAACACAATCAGGGTGCAACCGCCTGA
- a CDS encoding PA0069 family radical SAM protein, which yields MSEFPLRPRYRTPGRAAQSNPDNRFDRLHSEAVDDGWLPQDDDIPVARTDVSLEQARKVISRNTSPDLSFDRSINPYRGCEHGCIYCFARPSHAYLGLSPGLDFETRLIARPNAAAQLEKELRARSYEPRTIAIGTNTDPYQPIEKKHEIMREVMQVLSAFNHPTAIVTKGTLIERDIDILAPMAVRGLLRVGISVTTLNPATSRAMEPRVPLPAARLRTIRRLSEAGIPVRLMVSPVVPALTDHELEAILVAGKEAGAVAASSIVLRLPYEVSTLFREWVALAYPDRAARIMARVRELHGGKDYDPAFGTRMIGQGEWAALMRKRFKICCTKLGLDQSLPDLRTDLFAPPPQAGDQLALF from the coding sequence ATGTCAGAGTTTCCTTTGCGCCCACGCTACCGCACGCCGGGCAGGGCCGCGCAATCAAATCCCGACAATCGGTTTGACCGGCTCCATAGCGAGGCTGTGGATGACGGCTGGTTGCCTCAGGATGACGACATTCCTGTCGCTCGCACCGACGTGAGCTTGGAACAGGCGCGCAAGGTGATCAGCCGGAATACCTCGCCCGATTTGTCGTTTGACCGCTCGATAAACCCCTATCGGGGCTGCGAGCATGGGTGCATCTACTGCTTTGCACGTCCCAGTCATGCCTATCTCGGTCTATCGCCGGGCCTTGACTTTGAAACGCGGTTGATTGCGCGGCCCAATGCTGCTGCACAACTGGAAAAGGAACTCCGGGCGCGCAGCTATGAACCGCGTACCATCGCGATTGGGACCAACACGGACCCTTATCAACCGATTGAAAAGAAGCATGAGATCATGCGGGAGGTGATGCAAGTCTTGTCGGCTTTCAACCATCCCACGGCCATTGTCACCAAAGGCACATTGATCGAGCGCGATATTGATATTCTGGCCCCGATGGCCGTGCGCGGTCTATTGCGGGTCGGGATCTCGGTGACAACCCTTAACCCGGCAACATCCCGCGCAATGGAACCCCGTGTGCCGCTGCCCGCGGCCCGCCTGCGCACGATCCGGCGGCTGTCAGAGGCGGGGATCCCTGTGCGCCTGATGGTCTCTCCGGTCGTGCCGGCACTGACCGATCACGAGCTTGAGGCGATCTTGGTCGCAGGGAAAGAGGCGGGGGCCGTGGCCGCGTCATCCATCGTGCTGCGCTTACCGTACGAGGTGTCGACGCTGTTTCGCGAATGGGTGGCGTTGGCTTATCCGGACCGCGCCGCGCGGATCATGGCCCGGGTACGCGAGTTGCATGGTGGCAAGGATTACGACCCGGCTTTTGGCACTCGCATGATCGGGCAGGGGGAATGGGCGGCCTTGATGCGCAAGCGTTTCAAGATCTGCTGTACCAAACTGGGGCTGGATCAATCCTTGCCTGATCTGCGGACCGATCTCTTTGCACCGCCGCCACAAGCGGGGGATCAGCTGGCGCTGTTTTAG